CGATAACGAGAGCTACAACACGCTGAACTGGCGCGACGGCGGAGCGACCACCTTCGCCAACGCATTCCGCGGCAAGACGCAGACCCAGGCGTTATACGCGCAGGACGCATGGCGTTTTCTACCGCGCTGGAAGCTCGTTTATGGCGTGCGTTATGAAGACTGGCAAGCGTACGGCGGATCGCAGGCGCTACCCGGCCAGGCGTTGCCGTTCAGCGACGCGAGCCAGCAGCACTTTTCGCCGAAGGCCTCGTTGTCGTTCGACGTTACCGACGACCTGATCCTGCGCGCGTCGATCGGCCGCGCGTATCGCTTTCCGACCGTCAGCGAACTGTTCCAGGGGCAAATCAACGGCTCGGCGATCGTCAACAACAATCCGAACCTGAAGCCCGAAGACGATCTCTCGAAAGAACTGACGGCCGAATGGGCGCACTGGAATGGCGTGTTCCGCTTCTCGCTGTTTCAGGACGACGTGAAGAACACGATCTTCAGCCAGACCGACACGACCGTGATTCCGAACGTGACGAACTTCCAGAACATCGGCAAGGTGCGTTCGCGCGGCGTGGAAACGAGTTACTCGGGACAGGACGTGTTCGTGCACGGCCTCGATCTGATCGCCAGCGTCGCGTACACGCAGTCGAAGATCATCGCCAATGCGCAGAATCCGGCCACGGTCGGCAAGTACTTCTATCGCATTCCGCTGTGGCGCGCGAATCTCGCCGCCACCTATCGCTTCGACGAACGCGCGGCGCTCACGCTCGCCGCGCGCTATTCGGGCCGCCAGTACAACACGCTCACCAATACCGACACCAATCCGGACGTGTTCGGCGGCACGAGTTCGTACACCGTGGTCGATACGAAGTTCACCTTCCGGCCGACGAAGCTGAGCGAGATCGGTATCGGCGTCGACAACCTGTTCGACGCGCGCTACTTCGTCTACCACCCGTATCCGGGCCGCACGTTTTATGTGGAAGCAAAGCTGCGCATGTAAGCGCGCGCTATGAACGCGTTCGTCGCGCGGCGAAGGCCGCTCGACTTAAAACCTAATTCAGGAGGATTTTATGTCCACCACCACCGCTCAACGCGTCGTCTCGGCGACCGGCACGGTCAACCCCGGCTATCGCACACTTTGGCGCTGGCACTTCTATGCGGGCCTCTTCGTGATGCCGTTTCTGGTCGTGCTGGCGATCACGGGCACGCTGTATTGCTTTCAGCCGCAAATCGAGCCGCTGTTGTATCCGCATCGGCTGATCGTCGAACCGCAAGCCGTGCCGAGGCTGACCGAAGACAGGCTGTTGGGCAAAGCTCGCGCAGCCATGCCGAAGGACGCTGTCGCGGTCACCGCCGCGATCGCGAGTGCGCCGGATCGCAGCACGGAATTCGTGTTCCGTCTTGCCAATGGGGAAAAAGAGAGCGTCTATCTGAACCCGTACAGCGGCGAGGTGTTGGGCACGCTGAGCGTCGAGAATCGCTTCATGCAGGTGGACCGCATGCTGCATCGCAAGCTGTTGCTCGGCAAGCCCGGCGAGTTGCTGATGGAACTCGCCGCATGCTGGACACTCGTGATGATCGGCACCGGCGTCGCACTCTGGTGGCCACGTGAAAAAACCACCGCACGGGCGGCGCTGGTGCCACGCTTCACGCTTAAGGGACGTCCGTTGTGGAAGAACCTGCACGCCGTGATGGGCATCTGGCTCGCGCTCGGCGCCCTCGCTTTCGTGCTGAGCGGGCTGCCGTGGACGGGCTCATGGGGCAAGCAGTTCAAGGCGCTCGCGACCGCTGCGAATCTCGGCGCGCCGCCGGGTTCGTGGGGTGGCTTGCCGTTGCGTTCCGTGCTGCCGGCCGGCATACCTATCGATGCGGCCGCAACGTCCGCGATGGCGGCCACCGCCGATAAAACCCGCGCGGCACACGATGAACACGCCGCCCACGGCGCGAACGCCGCCGACATGGATTCGATGCCCGGCATGGTGATGGACGATTTACCCTTGCCGCTCACGCCGTGGGCCGTCGGCAATTCACCGGTGCCTGCGTCTGCTGAACCACAGGCAGCGCAAGCGCAAACGCAACCGAAGCCGCTGCCACTAGGCCACGTCGTCGCGCAACTCGCCTCGCTCGGCGTGACCGACGGCTACAGCATCGTGCTCCCCACTTCGCCAACCGGCGTCTACACGGTCTCGTACTTCCCCGGCGATCCGAAAGACGAACGCACGCTGTACATCGATCAATACAGCGGCGCGGTGCTGAAGGACATTCGCTATGGCGACTACGGCGCCGTGTCGAAAGCTGTGTCGTATGGCACGTCGTTGCATATGGGCCGCTATTTCGGCCTCGCCAATCAGTTGCTTTGCGCGGCGATTTCACTCGGCCTCGCGGCGATGGCGGCGACCGGCTGCGTGATGTGGTGGAAGCGCCGTCCGCAACGTTCGCTCGGCGCGCCGTCACGTGAACGCGCCGCTCCGCCGATGCGCGGCTGGAAAACCGGTCTCGTACTGCTCGGCATGATTTTCCCGCTGATGGGCGCCACGCTGCTCGCCGTGTGGCTCGCCGACCGCACGATTTTCGGTCGTAGCGCACGGCAACCGGCCTAACGTCATTTCCTTCCGTCGACTCTGTCGATTCCGTCGAACCATGGAGCACATCATGAATACATCGCGTCAACTTCTCCTCGCCGCTTTGCTGTGCGGTGCATCTTTCCAGGCATTCGCGGCAACCCCCGCACCCGCAAGCGTGTCCGATTGCTGGATCCGCGCGTTGCCGGGCGATCTGCCCAAGGGCGGCTATTTCAAGGCTCATAACGCCGGCGATCAGCCGGTGAATCTCATCGGCATCAGCTCGAACGCGTTCGGCATGGCGATGCTGCATCAAACGCAAAGCCAGGGCAGCACGTCGTCGATGGCGATGGTCGAACAGGTCGCGGTACCCGCGCACGGCACGCTCGTGTTTGCGCCGGGTAACTATCATGTCATGCTGGAAGAGCCCAAGCAGACGCTCAAGGTCGGCTCGTCGATTCCGCTGACCTTCTCGTTCAGCAACGGCCAGAAAGTCACCGCTTCCTGCGCCGTGAAGAGTGCGGGTACGATGGGTCAGTGACACGCTGGACAGGCAGCGCCGCGCGCTTAAAATCTTCCCAGGGATAAGCCCGGCGCCGTAACATAACCCATGCCTCGCGGCCAGCTCAAACACTCACTCAGGAGAAGCACAATGAACTCGAAACTCGGTCGACCGGCGTTGATCGCGGCCGCGCTCGCGGGCCTCGCGGCAGCGCCCATCACCGCAGCGCACGCCACAGAAAAAGTGCAGTGCTACGGTATCGCCAAAGCCGGTCAGAACGACTGCGCGAGCAAAACCGGCGTGCATAGCTGTGCCGGTGAAGCAAAGGTCGACAACGATCAGGGCGACTTCAAAACCGTACCGAAGGGCACTTGCACGAAGCTGGGCGGCAAGGTCGACGGAAAGACCTAGTAGCCCGATCTGCCAACCGTGTCGCCTACTCCGCTGCCTTCCATGAACGCCGTCGCATCGACGCACGCGCCGCCGCGCGGCGTCGGTATCGGCTTGCGTCACGCGCACTACCGCGATTTCCTCGACGCAACGCCGCCCGTCGACTGGGTCGAGGTCCACAGCGAAAACTATTTCGGCGACGGCGGTTTCGATCTGCATGTGCTGCACGCCGTGCGCCGTGATCGTCCCGTCAGCCTGCATGGTGTCGGCCTCGGACTCGGCTCGGCGAAACCGCTCGATACGATGCATGTCGCGAAGCTGAAACGCCTCGTCGAACGGATCGAGCCCGCGCTCGTTTCCGAACATTTGTGCTGGGGCGCGACGGCGGCCGGTCATCTGAACGATCTGCTGCCGATGCCGCTAACCGACGCGGCGCTCGCGCTGCTGTGCGCGCGCGTCGGCGAGTTGCAGGATGCGTTGGGCCGGCCGGTTCTGCTGGAAAACGTCTCCACGTACGTACGTTTCCGCGACGATCAGCACGGCGAGACGGCCTTTCTCGCTGAACTCGCGGCGCGTACGGGTTGCGGCGTACTGCTCGATGTGAACAACCTGTATGTGAATCAATGCAATCACGGCGAGGACGCCATGGCGGCAATGAACGCGCTGCCGCTCGGTGTGGTCGGCGAAATTCATCTCGCGGGTCACAGCGTGACGGACGTGGCCGTGATCGACGATCACGGTTCTCGCGTCGCGGCGCCGGTGTGGGCGCTGTATGAGTACGCGGTACGACGGTTCGGCGCGATACCGGCGTTGATCGAATGGGACACCGATCTGCCCGCGCTGGATATTCTGCTGGAAGAAGCCAACCGCGCCCGTGAGGTTCAAAGCGCGGTTCATGCTGCACGGCCTGCTCTTAGCGGAGACCCAAAGAACCATGCGCGCCTCGCTTGAGTCACTGCAACGCCTGTTTGCCGAGTCGCTGGAAACAGATCGGCGGCCTGTGCTTGCGCAACTGCGCACCGATGCCGCGCTTCAAAAGCGCATCGATCTCTATCGAAACAACGTTCGCGCTCATCGCCGCGATGCGCTCGCAAGCGCCTATCCCGTGTTGCGGGCGCTGGTCGGCGAGACCTACTTCGACGCAATGTCGAAGGGTTACGCACACGAACATCCCTCGCAAAGCGGCGATCTGAATCGCTTCGGCGCTGCGCTGCCGGACTTCATCGGTCGTTACGAAACTGACCCACAGTACCGCTATTTCGTCGACCTTACGCGACTTGAATGGTCGCTGCATGTGGCCCACTACGCGGCTGACGCGACAACGCTCACGCAACAGGAATGGGCCGCGATCCGTCCCGACGATCTGCTCGACGCACAACTCGCGATCCACCCTGCTTGTGCGCTGATTGCTTCGCGCTACGCCATCGCCGATATCTGGAAAGCTCATCAACCGGACGGCTCGTTGCCAACGCAGATCGATTCGCCGACTTACGCGCTGGTCGTGCGTCCACATTGGCGCCCCGAAGTCCTCGTGCAATCCGCAGCCGCACACGCAGCGTTCGGCCCATTGCAACGCGGAGCGACACTCAATGAAGCACTCGACGCAGCCTTTGAGATCGACTCCGGATTCAATTTCACGTCGCAATGGCGCGAATGGATCGCCACGTCCGCGATTACCGGCC
This genomic stretch from Paraburkholderia bryophila harbors:
- a CDS encoding PepSY-associated TM helix domain-containing protein — its product is MSTTTAQRVVSATGTVNPGYRTLWRWHFYAGLFVMPFLVVLAITGTLYCFQPQIEPLLYPHRLIVEPQAVPRLTEDRLLGKARAAMPKDAVAVTAAIASAPDRSTEFVFRLANGEKESVYLNPYSGEVLGTLSVENRFMQVDRMLHRKLLLGKPGELLMELAACWTLVMIGTGVALWWPREKTTARAALVPRFTLKGRPLWKNLHAVMGIWLALGALAFVLSGLPWTGSWGKQFKALATAANLGAPPGSWGGLPLRSVLPAGIPIDAAATSAMAATADKTRAAHDEHAAHGANAADMDSMPGMVMDDLPLPLTPWAVGNSPVPASAEPQAAQAQTQPKPLPLGHVVAQLASLGVTDGYSIVLPTSPTGVYTVSYFPGDPKDERTLYIDQYSGAVLKDIRYGDYGAVSKAVSYGTSLHMGRYFGLANQLLCAAISLGLAAMAATGCVMWWKRRPQRSLGAPSRERAAPPMRGWKTGLVLLGMIFPLMGATLLAVWLADRTIFGRSARQPA
- a CDS encoding copper chaperone PCu(A)C, which encodes MNTSRQLLLAALLCGASFQAFAATPAPASVSDCWIRALPGDLPKGGYFKAHNAGDQPVNLIGISSNAFGMAMLHQTQSQGSTSSMAMVEQVAVPAHGTLVFAPGNYHVMLEEPKQTLKVGSSIPLTFSFSNGQKVTASCAVKSAGTMGQ
- a CDS encoding BufA1 family periplasmic bufferin-type metallophore, with product MNSKLGRPALIAAALAGLAAAPITAAHATEKVQCYGIAKAGQNDCASKTGVHSCAGEAKVDNDQGDFKTVPKGTCTKLGGKVDGKT
- the bufB gene encoding MNIO family bufferin maturase; its protein translation is MNAVASTHAPPRGVGIGLRHAHYRDFLDATPPVDWVEVHSENYFGDGGFDLHVLHAVRRDRPVSLHGVGLGLGSAKPLDTMHVAKLKRLVERIEPALVSEHLCWGATAAGHLNDLLPMPLTDAALALLCARVGELQDALGRPVLLENVSTYVRFRDDQHGETAFLAELAARTGCGVLLDVNNLYVNQCNHGEDAMAAMNALPLGVVGEIHLAGHSVTDVAVIDDHGSRVAAPVWALYEYAVRRFGAIPALIEWDTDLPALDILLEEANRAREVQSAVHAARPALSGDPKNHARLA
- a CDS encoding HvfC/BufC N-terminal domain-containing protein, whose amino-acid sequence is MRASLESLQRLFAESLETDRRPVLAQLRTDAALQKRIDLYRNNVRAHRRDALASAYPVLRALVGETYFDAMSKGYAHEHPSQSGDLNRFGAALPDFIGRYETDPQYRYFVDLTRLEWSLHVAHYAADATTLTQQEWAAIRPDDLLDAQLAIHPACALIASRYAIADIWKAHQPDGSLPTQIDSPTYALVVRPHWRPEVLVQSAAAHAAFGPLQRGATLNEALDAAFEIDSGFNFTSQWREWIATSAITGLVHGAPPQAESTPTAGP